One window of Gloeothece citriformis PCC 7424 genomic DNA carries:
- a CDS encoding sensor histidine kinase has protein sequence MFNRSRRNLARWFTLSMGSILIVFAGIIYYLKAEDSLKAVDSLLYKKARVMAASIEYKFSQGNPNFDLTEVPILGNIAQPLDSEVVYARWYDAQGQLVRFFGTSAPEKLSMEPGFHTVTVTLDTNDLISSKIRVRQVTLPVEEKNVLIGYLQIALPLGNTQAELAQFRLLLTLALPIALGLIGLVGWILGSIAMQPILQTYLQLKRFTADASHELRTPISGILSTAQVGLLISEDNNQESSQSLLFQLQSHLKDIAQIAQSMRTLVNNLLFLARNEGQLTSDRLRYFNLVELLQDLIDDYEIQAEEYKLNIIGDLPDEEVMIYAEPELLRQAVSNLVSNACKYTSAGGVVQVRLLVQLYWIIIQVKDNGDGIPADDLPYIFERFYRVNTKKKRDQEGFGLGLAIVNQIVRAHGGRVQVKSTIGQGTTFQIEFVRFY, from the coding sequence ATGTTTAATCGCAGTCGTCGTAATTTGGCTCGTTGGTTTACCCTCTCAATGGGGAGTATTTTAATTGTTTTTGCTGGTATTATTTATTATCTAAAAGCGGAAGATAGTTTAAAAGCTGTTGATAGTCTTCTCTATAAAAAAGCAAGAGTTATGGCTGCAAGTATCGAGTACAAATTCAGTCAGGGAAACCCCAATTTTGATCTGACTGAAGTTCCTATACTCGGAAATATTGCTCAACCCCTTGACAGCGAAGTAGTTTATGCACGTTGGTATGATGCTCAAGGGCAACTGGTTAGATTTTTTGGCACTTCTGCACCCGAAAAGCTGTCTATGGAACCTGGTTTTCACACCGTTACTGTAACCTTAGATACAAATGATTTAATCTCTTCAAAAATTAGGGTGCGTCAAGTTACCCTTCCTGTGGAAGAAAAAAATGTGCTGATAGGATATCTTCAAATTGCTTTACCCCTAGGGAATACTCAGGCAGAATTAGCCCAATTTCGCCTTCTTTTAACCTTAGCCCTTCCTATCGCCTTGGGGTTAATTGGTTTAGTCGGTTGGATTTTGGGGAGTATCGCTATGCAACCCATTCTCCAAACCTATTTACAATTAAAACGGTTTACGGCTGATGCGTCTCATGAACTGCGTACTCCTATTTCTGGAATACTGAGTACGGCTCAAGTCGGATTACTTATTAGTGAAGATAATAATCAAGAGTCTTCTCAATCTTTGCTATTTCAATTGCAATCTCATTTAAAAGATATTGCCCAAATCGCTCAGTCAATGCGTACCCTGGTGAATAACTTGTTATTTTTAGCAAGGAATGAAGGACAATTAACATCTGATCGATTACGATATTTTAATTTAGTTGAGTTGCTTCAAGATCTAATCGATGACTATGAAATTCAAGCAGAGGAATATAAACTAAATATAATTGGCGATCTGCCTGATGAAGAGGTTATGATCTATGCTGAACCTGAGTTATTGCGTCAAGCTGTATCCAATTTAGTAAGTAATGCCTGTAAATACACTTCAGCAGGTGGTGTGGTGCAAGTCCGTCTATTAGTTCAACTCTATTGGATTATTATTCAAGTAAAAGATAATGGAGATGGTATTCCTGCCGATGATTTACCCTATATTTTTGAACGATTTTATCGGGTAAATACCAAAAAAAAGCGCGATCAAGAAGGATTTGGTTTAGGATTAGCGATTGTTAACCAAATTGTTAGGGCACATGGTGGAAGAGTTCAAGTTAAAAGTACAATCGGTCAAGGTACAACATTTCAAATTGAGTTTGTACGATTTTATTAA
- a CDS encoding DUF4926 domain-containing protein encodes MIKELDIVMLTHDIREQGLKKGSQGAIIHCYADGQAFEVEFVNDSGKTLALLTLEKADLQLEQE; translated from the coding sequence ATGATTAAAGAGTTAGATATAGTTATGTTAACCCATGATATTCGAGAGCAAGGATTAAAAAAGGGAAGTCAAGGAGCGATCATTCATTGTTATGCTGATGGGCAAGCCTTTGAGGTGGAGTTTGTCAATGATTCGGGAAAAACCTTGGCTTTGTTAACTTTAGAAAAAGCTGATCTTCAATTAGAACAAGAATAA
- a CDS encoding cation-translocating P-type ATPase, with amino-acid sequence METTLIKELEQKQWYTLSGQDITRLLNSNSEQGLSASEIAKRQEQFGKNELIAKSGKSPIVRFLLQFNQPLLYILLIAGAIKALLGEWVNAGVIWGVTVINAIIGFVQESKAESALAALASSVQTDAIVLRDGQKVKVSSTEIVPGDLVMLASGDKVPADLRLLKANNLQINESALTGESVASQKQTRPISEDAPLADRKNMAYGGSFVTAGQGLGIVVATGNNTETGRISQLIEKSPNLSTPLTRKFDKFSRTLLYIILGISALTFAIGLGYGYSWVEMFEAAVALAVSAIPEGLPAVVTITLAIGVSRMARRHAIIRKLPAVETLGSATVICSDKTGTLTENQMTVQSIWAGGQDYQVTGSGYTPEGEITSENSDDPQDNLALQECLKAGFLCNDSHLEVKDNFWSVVGDPTEGALIAVARKAGYSASELEETTPRLDVIPFESELQYMATLHQNTNDVSENNIIYIKGSVEAILNHSHDCLDSQGNLCSLNKETVHQQAELMAEEGLRVLAFAKKSLDNSSIEHQNVESGLIFLGLQGMIDPPRAEAIRAVKACQSAGIQVKMITGDHASTAKAIAQSMGIQKHHEVQAFTGQQLAQIEDSQLATAVEDGVVFARVAPEQKLRLVEALQAKGEVVAMTGDGVNDAPALRQADIGIAMGRTGTEVAKEAADMILTDDNFASIEAAVEEGRTVYQNLLKAIAFILPVNGGESMTILLSVLFMRELPILALQVLWLNMVNSIAMTVPLAFEPKSHHVMQRPPLPHNHPLLSRNLLKRILVISLFNWILIFGVFEWIKQSTGEINLARTMAIQALVVGRIFYLLSISQVSRSILLRLRENRRYFPDSKALGIGILCTIILQIIFSQWSLMNQLFATAPLNINQWIFCFLIGLLMIPLAILVNRFDPFD; translated from the coding sequence ATGGAAACAACATTAATAAAAGAATTAGAACAAAAACAATGGTACACTTTATCTGGTCAAGACATCACTCGACTTCTAAATAGCAATTCAGAACAAGGACTATCAGCATCAGAAATCGCCAAACGACAAGAACAATTTGGTAAAAATGAGTTAATCGCTAAGTCAGGAAAAAGTCCGATTGTTCGTTTTTTATTACAATTTAATCAACCTTTACTTTATATTCTTCTCATTGCTGGAGCAATCAAAGCACTTTTAGGAGAATGGGTCAATGCTGGAGTTATTTGGGGAGTGACAGTTATTAATGCTATTATTGGTTTTGTCCAAGAATCAAAAGCCGAAAGCGCTCTTGCCGCCCTAGCTTCCTCAGTACAAACAGATGCCATCGTTTTGCGAGATGGGCAAAAAGTTAAAGTTTCCTCAACAGAAATTGTACCCGGCGATTTAGTGATGTTAGCCAGTGGGGATAAAGTGCCGGCCGATTTACGCCTACTAAAAGCGAATAATCTCCAAATAAATGAATCAGCCTTGACAGGAGAATCTGTTGCCTCTCAAAAACAGACAAGACCTATTTCAGAAGATGCACCTTTAGCAGACAGAAAAAACATGGCTTATGGAGGTAGCTTTGTCACCGCCGGTCAAGGTTTAGGAATTGTCGTAGCAACGGGTAATAATACAGAAACCGGGCGCATTTCCCAATTGATCGAAAAAAGCCCTAATTTATCTACACCCTTAACTCGTAAATTTGATAAATTTAGCCGCACTTTACTATATATTATTCTCGGCATATCTGCCCTTACTTTTGCCATCGGTTTAGGCTATGGTTATTCTTGGGTTGAAATGTTTGAGGCAGCAGTCGCCCTAGCAGTCAGCGCTATTCCGGAAGGTTTACCGGCAGTAGTTACTATTACTCTGGCCATCGGGGTTTCTCGCATGGCAAGGCGACACGCCATTATCCGTAAACTCCCTGCTGTGGAAACTCTAGGCAGCGCAACTGTTATCTGTTCTGACAAAACAGGTACATTAACCGAAAATCAAATGACGGTTCAGTCAATTTGGGCGGGAGGGCAGGATTATCAGGTGACTGGCAGTGGTTACACTCCAGAAGGGGAAATCACCTCTGAAAATTCAGACGATCCTCAAGATAACTTAGCTTTACAAGAATGTCTCAAAGCTGGATTTTTATGTAATGATTCTCATTTAGAAGTTAAAGATAATTTTTGGAGCGTGGTAGGAGATCCCACCGAAGGAGCATTAATTGCTGTTGCTCGGAAAGCAGGATATTCTGCCTCAGAATTAGAAGAAACTACCCCCAGATTAGACGTGATTCCTTTTGAGTCTGAACTTCAATATATGGCAACTTTGCATCAAAATACTAATGATGTTTCAGAAAACAATATTATTTATATTAAAGGTTCAGTAGAAGCTATTTTAAACCACTCTCACGATTGTTTAGACTCTCAGGGAAATCTTTGTTCTCTTAACAAAGAAACTGTACATCAGCAAGCAGAATTGATGGCAGAAGAAGGATTGCGGGTCTTGGCTTTTGCTAAAAAATCCCTAGATAATTCTTCAATTGAGCATCAAAATGTTGAATCTGGGTTAATATTTTTGGGCTTACAAGGAATGATCGATCCCCCAAGAGCCGAGGCAATTCGAGCCGTAAAAGCCTGTCAATCAGCAGGAATTCAAGTAAAAATGATTACGGGGGATCATGCCTCCACCGCCAAAGCGATCGCCCAAAGTATGGGAATTCAAAAACATCATGAAGTACAAGCTTTTACCGGTCAGCAGTTAGCCCAGATAGAAGATTCTCAACTTGCCACCGCAGTAGAAGATGGAGTAGTCTTTGCTAGAGTTGCCCCTGAGCAAAAACTCCGACTGGTAGAAGCCCTCCAAGCTAAAGGGGAAGTGGTGGCCATGACAGGAGATGGGGTTAATGATGCTCCCGCTTTGCGACAGGCAGACATAGGGATTGCTATGGGACGAACTGGAACAGAAGTGGCCAAAGAAGCGGCGGATATGATTTTGACTGATGATAATTTTGCTTCCATTGAGGCAGCAGTAGAAGAAGGACGCACCGTTTACCAAAATTTATTAAAGGCGATCGCTTTTATTTTGCCAGTCAATGGTGGGGAATCAATGACCATTTTGCTCAGTGTTTTATTTATGCGAGAACTGCCGATTTTGGCTTTACAAGTTCTTTGGTTGAATATGGTTAATTCCATAGCTATGACCGTTCCTCTTGCCTTTGAACCGAAGTCTCATCACGTCATGCAGCGTCCCCCGTTACCTCATAATCATCCCTTACTTTCCAGAAATTTATTAAAACGTATTTTAGTTATTTCTTTGTTTAACTGGATTTTAATTTTTGGCGTATTTGAATGGATAAAACAATCGACAGGAGAAATTAATTTAGCCCGAACGATGGCTATCCAGGCTTTAGTTGTAGGCAGAATTTTTTATTTATTAAGTATTAGTCAAGTTAGCCGTTCAATCCTTCTTCGTCTTAGAGAAAATAGAAGATACTTTCCCGATAGTAAAGCACTCGGAATCGGAATTTTATGTACTATAATATTACAAATTATTTTTAGTCAATGGAGTTTAATGAACCAATTATTTGCAACTGCTCCACTCAATATTAACCAATGGATATTTTGTTTTTTGATTGGGTTATTGATGATTCCGTTGGCAATTTTAGTCAATCGTTTCGATCCTTTCGATTAA
- a CDS encoding transposase: protein MKRELTKVLGLPGVLVKDQKSFENTLILEVEAQFKAARCPNCCQISHRLHQNHYFLVKDIPWGEKERIYLFFEESKNLGQGTLNLAEWMIKAQKFFPKTVRTMRNWFAEIVGYFERKTTNGVVEGINNRLKVLKRCGFGFRNFNNYQKRALLFWHLTDS from the coding sequence ATGAAACGAGAACTTACAAAAGTTCTTGGTTTACCAGGAGTTTTAGTTAAAGATCAAAAAAGTTTTGAAAATACTTTAATTTTAGAGGTTGAAGCTCAATTTAAAGCAGCCCGTTGTCCTAATTGTTGTCAAATAAGTCACCGCCTTCACCAAAACCATTATTTTTTAGTTAAAGACATACCTTGGGGAGAAAAAGAAAGAATTTACCTATTTTTTGAAGAAAGTAAAAATTTAGGACAAGGAACCTTAAATTTAGCAGAATGGATGATAAAAGCTCAAAAATTTTTTCCAAAAACTGTCCGAACTATGAGAAATTGGTTTGCTGAAATAGTTGGTTATTTTGAGCGTAAAACTACTAATGGTGTGGTCGAAGGAATTAATAATAGATTAAAAGTTTTAAAGCGTTGCGGATTCGGATTTAGAAACTTTAATAATTATCAAAAAAGAGCTTTATTATTTTGGCATTTAACTGATAGTTAA
- the rppA gene encoding two-component system response regulator RppA: MRILLVEDDPKQLKPLLTALSHAQHTVDGVQDGETAQWLLSEREYDLLILDWMLPHISGIDLCRQYRSKKKATPILLLTAKDTTSDKVAGLDAGADDYLVKPIDVMEFLARVRALGRRSLQWQEECLSIADLMLQPAHLSIKRGDHSTSLSSQEFKLLEYFLRHPRQILTRDQIEQAIWEWDIQPENNTITALIRRLRQRLRNVGANHWIETIYGMGYRLNPPF, from the coding sequence ATGAGAATTCTTTTAGTAGAGGATGATCCTAAACAACTCAAACCATTGTTAACTGCTTTGTCCCATGCTCAACATACAGTTGATGGCGTTCAAGACGGCGAAACTGCCCAATGGCTATTAAGTGAGCGAGAGTATGATTTGCTGATTTTAGACTGGATGTTACCCCATATCAGTGGAATCGATCTCTGTCGCCAGTATCGCAGCAAAAAGAAAGCTACACCAATCTTACTTTTAACAGCTAAAGATACAACATCTGATAAAGTGGCGGGATTGGACGCAGGAGCAGACGATTATTTAGTTAAGCCTATTGATGTGATGGAATTTTTAGCTAGAGTTAGAGCATTAGGAAGACGTTCACTCCAGTGGCAAGAAGAATGTTTAAGCATTGCAGATTTAATGCTTCAACCTGCCCATCTTAGCATTAAACGAGGAGATCATAGCACTTCCCTCTCTAGCCAAGAATTTAAATTATTAGAATATTTTTTGCGACATCCGCGACAAATTTTAACTCGTGACCAGATTGAACAAGCGATTTGGGAGTGGGATATTCAACCAGAAAATAATACAATTACGGCATTGATTCGTCGCCTTAGACAGCGTTTGAGAAATGTCGGTGCTAACCATTGGATTGAAACAATTTATGGAATGGGTTATCGACTTAATCCTCCTTTTTAA
- a CDS encoding plasmid replication protein, CyRepA1 family has protein sequence MSWKRFLRRDCPICGGTRKDCRQNTVTELVHCRELDAAPGDYIFRGYDSLGFGMWSNKATAEAWTEEKRREWQEMRRREQERKELRLSRLLTNAERDIAIRSILSQLELSEEHRHQLQQRGMSDEQIEAGLYRTLKQWQQLETEVDDNLAGVLRGGKKLYVPVPGILCPIANVKGELVGWQIRLNDTEQFPKYLWASSEKKRRNEGPSVHLKNGELPLAFFAPSGEPHKVISKWFKKQISEDTQIIPVALTEGVAFKPAITAHRLGIYTIGASGGHFASSPETFKAYLESIKEQIEAQRGENNSNINNITLQPILFADGGCLVNENIIQVYSNTINYLKTLGFETKIAWWGQVDKVMGDIDEIDESALASIRLLSTQEFFSLVKKTQRDLKVKAVQSQLQSLTYEPNIRLNSRYLPDLADLIPKEGIIALKSPKGTGKSVQIKKMIESCQSRGMKAISLTPRRALGREQSLKWGITWGGDAQISGMTRLTLLENMETLGICWDSLWKLVERDWSNSLVIIDESELALIHLLLSSTCKDKRPLILRVLENKIRESLANGGMLLIADADLTDLSINYFKELVPDAPVFVVTNEYIGHETRWSVEFHTGKKDMAIAQLIADLARPVVDNGVERQRRIAIPTDSQDQAEALERFIRECYPHLLVVRIDSTTTETDEGRSFVERPNEKLTEIKPDVLIYTSSMGAGVSIDISWFDLIYAFFNGVLEASQCRQMLSRVRENIPRIIWCRSRGKVEGNSSFFPSEIKEHLFTFHRETSILIDVARAIAPDNPTDWQIRQAYDAIWNRETQTWDNPHVNLYCSLIARKNYGLANLASQLHRQLIEEGHIIINSKGNDKTDEGLRVAQIKKELPLEEAQAISEADDIPLDAALLLSQKNNPTQEQSRQIAKALLKAELPGIELTKEFIYKASTKDRRKWLNAQKLFWYSQNPDKTKILDLREWLDHLWQFVNGAVYLPDIRTYSFQIKVLQDIGLFENIDLQNPDKEYSGDDEGIQEVLRLARKFSRSINTAFNLKVTSQTKPIQFINRLLNRVGLHLKFERQVSKGQRFYSLALDKFNDPDRIAVLDSLSRKWEQLGCESESWESQHSPINNNNNGGCCDSQPFSLDNNSGQTVEATGVITLSKTSSQKSVQISSEPESWGSQHSPINNNNNGGCCDAQSLAFDEVQQNALEINDNGDYSDSQTELATSTDDWRGKHIPEQYRQEVLDIEEWLSNTVTDTPENFQGMLNVAIKYLRLVPEAKKWLWEQMKGEVKTLMWQVFPDYYQFFRST, from the coding sequence ATGAGTTGGAAGCGATTTTTAAGAAGAGATTGCCCTATCTGCGGTGGGACTCGTAAGGACTGTCGCCAAAATACCGTAACCGAATTGGTTCACTGCCGAGAACTCGATGCTGCTCCAGGTGACTACATTTTTCGGGGTTATGACAGTCTGGGCTTCGGGATGTGGAGTAACAAAGCTACAGCCGAAGCCTGGACGGAAGAAAAACGCCGAGAATGGCAAGAAATGAGAAGACGAGAACAAGAACGCAAAGAATTACGTTTGAGCCGTCTTCTTACCAATGCCGAACGAGATATCGCCATTCGTTCCATCCTGAGCCAGTTAGAACTAAGTGAAGAACATCGCCACCAACTACAGCAGCGAGGCATGAGCGATGAACAAATAGAAGCAGGACTCTACCGCACCCTCAAGCAATGGCAGCAACTCGAAACCGAAGTGGATGACAATTTAGCAGGAGTGCTAAGGGGCGGTAAAAAGCTTTATGTTCCCGTCCCTGGAATCCTCTGCCCTATAGCAAATGTTAAAGGCGAGTTAGTTGGTTGGCAAATTCGTCTGAATGATACTGAGCAATTTCCCAAATACCTCTGGGCATCATCGGAAAAGAAACGGCGAAACGAGGGGCCATCCGTCCACTTGAAGAACGGAGAATTACCTTTAGCTTTCTTCGCGCCGTCTGGGGAACCCCATAAAGTCATCAGTAAGTGGTTTAAAAAGCAAATTTCGGAAGACACCCAGATTATCCCAGTAGCCCTAACCGAAGGAGTTGCTTTCAAACCGGCCATTACTGCTCATCGGCTTGGAATATATACCATTGGGGCTTCTGGGGGTCACTTTGCTTCTAGTCCCGAAACTTTTAAAGCTTATCTCGAAAGCATAAAAGAGCAAATAGAAGCACAAAGGGGAGAAAATAACAGCAATATCAACAATATCACCCTCCAACCGATTCTTTTTGCCGATGGGGGTTGTTTAGTTAACGAGAACATCATCCAAGTTTACAGCAACACCATCAATTACCTCAAAACTCTCGGTTTTGAAACAAAAATCGCTTGGTGGGGTCAAGTTGATAAGGTAATGGGTGATATTGATGAGATTGACGAGTCAGCTTTAGCTTCTATTCGCTTGCTCTCAACACAAGAATTCTTCTCCCTGGTTAAAAAAACTCAGCGCGACCTCAAGGTCAAAGCCGTCCAAAGCCAATTACAAAGCCTCACCTACGAGCCAAACATCCGCCTAAACAGTCGCTATTTACCTGATTTAGCCGATTTAATTCCTAAAGAGGGCATTATAGCCCTAAAGTCTCCCAAAGGCACGGGTAAAAGCGTCCAGATTAAGAAAATGATCGAATCTTGCCAGAGTCGGGGCATGAAGGCTATCTCTCTAACTCCCCGACGGGCATTAGGACGGGAGCAGAGTCTCAAGTGGGGCATTACTTGGGGTGGAGATGCACAAATTTCTGGCATGACTCGCCTGACTCTGTTAGAAAATATGGAAACCCTTGGGATTTGTTGGGATAGCCTTTGGAAGCTTGTAGAAAGGGATTGGAGTAATAGCCTAGTCATTATCGACGAGTCAGAACTGGCATTAATACACCTGCTGCTGAGTTCGACTTGTAAGGACAAACGACCGCTCATCCTGCGAGTTTTGGAGAATAAAATCCGAGAATCTCTAGCCAATGGGGGAATGCTTCTCATTGCCGATGCGGACTTGACTGACCTCTCCATCAACTATTTTAAGGAGCTTGTGCCCGATGCTCCCGTTTTCGTCGTCACTAACGAGTATATCGGCCACGAAACCCGATGGTCGGTAGAATTTCACACGGGTAAGAAAGATATGGCGATCGCTCAGTTGATTGCCGATTTAGCTAGACCGGTTGTTGATAATGGAGTCGAAAGACAACGTAGAATCGCCATCCCAACGGATTCTCAAGACCAAGCCGAAGCTTTAGAACGTTTCATTCGAGAATGCTACCCCCATCTGCTTGTCGTCCGCATTGACAGCACCACCACAGAAACCGACGAGGGAAGGAGCTTTGTCGAACGTCCCAACGAAAAACTGACAGAAATCAAGCCAGATGTCTTAATTTATACTTCCTCGATGGGGGCAGGAGTTTCCATTGATATTTCTTGGTTTGACCTAATTTATGCTTTCTTTAACGGTGTCCTCGAAGCCAGTCAATGCCGTCAGATGCTCAGTCGGGTTAGAGAAAATATTCCTCGAATCATTTGGTGTCGCAGTCGGGGTAAAGTGGAGGGCAATAGCTCTTTTTTCCCCTCTGAAATTAAGGAGCATCTGTTTACTTTTCATCGTGAAACGAGCATTCTGATTGATGTGGCTAGAGCGATCGCGCCTGATAACCCCACTGACTGGCAAATTCGCCAAGCTTACGATGCTATCTGGAATCGAGAAACTCAAACTTGGGACAATCCTCACGTTAATCTTTACTGTAGCTTAATAGCCAGGAAAAATTATGGATTAGCTAACCTAGCTTCCCAGTTACACCGCCAATTGATTGAAGAAGGTCACATCATCATTAATTCTAAAGGAAATGATAAGACAGACGAGGGATTAAGAGTCGCTCAAATTAAAAAAGAGCTTCCACTAGAAGAAGCCCAGGCAATTTCTGAAGCCGACGATATTCCGCTTGATGCCGCGCTTTTACTGTCCCAAAAAAACAATCCCACTCAAGAGCAAAGCCGTCAGATTGCTAAAGCTTTACTCAAAGCTGAACTTCCTGGGATAGAATTGACCAAAGAATTCATTTACAAGGCATCTACAAAAGACCGACGTAAGTGGCTTAATGCTCAAAAACTGTTCTGGTACTCTCAAAACCCCGATAAAACTAAAATTCTCGACCTACGGGAGTGGTTAGATCATCTGTGGCAGTTTGTCAATGGGGCGGTTTATCTACCCGACATTCGGACTTATTCTTTCCAGATTAAGGTTTTGCAAGATATCGGACTTTTTGAGAACATTGATTTACAAAATCCCGATAAGGAGTATAGCGGTGATGATGAAGGCATTCAGGAAGTGCTACGACTAGCGAGAAAATTTTCCCGTAGTATAAATACTGCTTTTAATTTAAAAGTAACGAGCCAAACCAAGCCCATTCAGTTTATTAACCGCTTACTCAATCGTGTTGGGCTGCATCTGAAATTTGAGCGTCAGGTTTCCAAGGGGCAACGGTTTTATTCCCTCGCTCTCGATAAATTTAATGATCCCGATCGCATTGCGGTTCTAGATTCTTTGAGCCGGAAATGGGAGCAACTTGGCTGTGAATCTGAGTCCTGGGAGTCACAACACTCGCCGATCAATAATAATAATAACGGCGGCTGTTGTGACTCTCAACCTTTCTCATTGGACAACAACAGTGGTCAAACAGTTGAAGCGACGGGGGTAATTACCTTGAGCAAAACTTCCTCTCAAAAATCAGTTCAAATTAGCTCTGAGCCTGAATCCTGGGGGTCACAACACTCACCGATCAATAATAATAATAACGGCGGCTGTTGTGATGCTCAATCTCTGGCCTTTGATGAAGTACAACAAAACGCTTTAGAAATAAATGATAACGGCGACTATTCTGACTCTCAAACGGAATTAGCTACCTCTACTGACGATTGGCGTGGTAAACATATTCCCGAACAATACCGGCAAGAAGTGCTGGATATAGAGGAATGGTTGAGCAATACTGTAACTGACACGCCCGAAAACTTCCAAGGGATGCTAAATGTTGCCATTAAGTATCTTAGATTAGTTCCAGAAGCTAAAAAATGGCTGTGGGAGCAAATGAAAGGGGAGGTTAAAACTCTTATGTGGCAGGTTTTCCCAGATTATTATCAGTTTTTTAGGAGTACATAA
- a CDS encoding aminotransferase class V-fold PLP-dependent enzyme: MSWKRRNFLIFASLGTTAGIFASTSSCSNQSSAINQEVEDSSSNFASPVEETNSLTGKPSSDEWQDIRNDFNLDPNYIHLAGLLLTSHPAPVHQAIEEYQRELNSNPAFYVQDNNYQLQAQVRQAAANYLKTQPNEIALTDSTTMGTALIINGIKIRQDQEMLTSEFDYYSTHQSLRYKAERSGASYREISSYQNIQTVSEEEIVNTLIKSVRPETRLVTATWVHSSTGLKVPIRLIADQLEEINANRDQSDRILFLVDGVHGLGVEDASMADLNCDFFTAGTHKWLFAPRGTGIIWGNPRSLSEVSPTIPTFTQDGGWGGQMTPGGFKPFEHLWAMTEAFNFHQQIGKSRITERIHSLSQHLKEELAQMSHVTLYTPISDNLSAGIVCFDLDGFSPRQVVQQLRKNNIVASTTPYNPSHARLTPGIYNTHSEVETTLKIIHELA, from the coding sequence ATGTCTTGGAAGCGTCGAAATTTTTTAATATTTGCCAGTCTCGGAACAACGGCTGGTATTTTTGCCAGTACATCTAGCTGTTCTAATCAATCAAGTGCTATTAATCAAGAAGTTGAAGACTCATCTTCTAATTTTGCTTCCCCAGTTGAAGAAACAAATTCCTTAACAGGAAAACCCTCTTCCGACGAATGGCAGGATATTCGCAACGATTTTAATCTAGATCCTAATTATATCCATTTGGCAGGATTATTGTTAACTTCTCATCCTGCACCAGTGCATCAAGCTATCGAAGAATACCAGCGCGAACTCAACAGTAATCCGGCTTTTTATGTACAAGATAATAATTATCAATTGCAAGCCCAAGTGCGTCAAGCCGCAGCAAATTATTTAAAGACTCAACCTAATGAGATTGCCCTTACCGACAGCACAACAATGGGCACAGCATTGATTATCAATGGGATAAAAATTCGTCAAGATCAGGAAATGTTAACCAGCGAATTTGACTATTACTCTACTCATCAATCCTTACGTTACAAAGCTGAACGTTCAGGGGCTTCTTATCGAGAAATTTCTTCATATCAAAATATTCAAACTGTTTCAGAGGAAGAAATTGTCAATACTTTAATTAAGTCCGTTCGCCCAGAAACTCGCTTGGTTACAGCCACTTGGGTACACTCAAGTACCGGTCTAAAAGTTCCTATTCGTCTGATTGCTGACCAATTGGAAGAAATTAACGCTAATAGAGACCAAAGCGATCGTATTTTATTTTTAGTCGATGGAGTACACGGACTTGGGGTAGAAGACGCTTCAATGGCTGACCTCAATTGTGATTTTTTCACGGCAGGAACTCATAAATGGTTGTTTGCCCCTCGCGGTACTGGGATTATTTGGGGTAATCCAAGATCTCTGTCCGAAGTTTCTCCTACGATTCCGACGTTTACCCAAGATGGCGGCTGGGGAGGACAGATGACACCAGGAGGTTTCAAGCCTTTTGAGCATCTTTGGGCGATGACAGAAGCGTTTAATTTTCATCAGCAAATCGGAAAATCTCGTATTACTGAACGCATTCATAGTTTAAGCCAACACCTAAAAGAGGAACTAGCCCAAATGTCCCATGTTACCCTTTATACTCCTATCTCCGATAATCTGTCGGCTGGTATTGTTTGTTTTGATCTCGATGGTTTTAGTCCAAGACAAGTGGTACAACAACTACGTAAAAATAATATTGTTGCTAGTACAACACCTTACAATCCTTCTCATGCTCGTTTGACTCCTGGGATTTATAATACTCATTCTGAAGTAGAAACCACATTAAAAATTATTCATGAATTAGCCTAA